One stretch of Marinobacterium iners DNA includes these proteins:
- the wrbA gene encoding NAD(P)H:quinone oxidoreductase has protein sequence MSKILVLYYSSYGHIETLARAIAEGAQSVEDTEVVIKRVPELMPEEVARNAGVKLDQAAPIADPKELDQYDAIIFGTPTRFGNMASQMRNFLDQTGGLWAKGALVGKVGSVFTSTGTGGGNETTIQSFHTTLFHHGMVVVGLPYALPEMTDISSVHGGSPLGAATIAGADGSRTPSEQELTMAHFQGAHVARISAKLSA, from the coding sequence ATGAGCAAAATTCTTGTACTTTACTATTCATCCTATGGCCACATTGAAACCCTGGCCCGGGCCATTGCAGAAGGCGCCCAGTCAGTTGAGGATACCGAGGTGGTCATCAAGCGCGTTCCTGAACTGATGCCGGAAGAGGTTGCCCGCAACGCCGGCGTTAAGCTGGATCAGGCGGCCCCCATCGCCGATCCCAAGGAGCTGGACCAATATGATGCCATCATCTTCGGCACGCCGACCCGCTTCGGTAACATGGCCAGCCAGATGCGCAACTTCCTAGACCAGACCGGTGGGCTGTGGGCAAAGGGAGCGCTGGTCGGCAAGGTGGGCAGTGTTTTCACCAGTACCGGCACCGGTGGCGGCAACGAAACCACCATCCAGTCATTCCACACTACCCTGTTCCATCACGGCATGGTCGTGGTAGGGCTGCCCTATGCGCTGCCGGAGATGACTGATATCAGTTCCGTACATGGCGGTTCACCGCTGGGGGCTGCCACCATTGCGGGTGCCGACGGCTCACGCACACCTTCAGAGCAAGAGTTGACCATGGCCCACTTTCAGGGCGCACACGTTGCCCGAATCTCAGCTAAACTCAGTGCCTGA
- a CDS encoding AraC family transcriptional regulator, producing the protein MNNTITQLSPPEMHSLPRQVYVRQQLMPPQHLFPPHTHDWHQLLYATSGTLVTNLEGQRLFVPSGTAVWLPAGVEHSTYTEFGAELKSLYIETGFNALDTAIPLVLEVSPLMRELMLAAANFEVEYPLHGYEHNLIQLMLQTLGRLPQRGHTLPWPADTRLAKLCTRLYARPGKRPGLNQIAAEMAMSTRTLERHFRRETGLTLQGWYARLRLMKAIEMLGTEMSVTRIALELGYSAPAPFILMFREHLGVSPNRYRTQKQPS; encoded by the coding sequence ATGAATAATACAATCACACAACTCTCGCCACCCGAGATGCACTCACTGCCACGCCAGGTCTATGTTCGCCAGCAGCTGATGCCGCCTCAACACCTGTTCCCGCCACATACACACGACTGGCACCAACTGCTCTACGCCACCTCAGGTACTTTGGTGACAAACCTTGAAGGCCAGCGCCTTTTCGTTCCGTCGGGCACAGCCGTATGGCTGCCGGCAGGGGTCGAGCACAGTACCTATACCGAATTCGGTGCCGAGCTGAAAAGCCTCTATATCGAAACAGGATTTAACGCACTCGACACAGCGATACCTCTGGTACTTGAGGTTTCCCCGCTGATGCGTGAACTGATGCTGGCTGCGGCCAACTTTGAGGTGGAATACCCACTGCACGGCTATGAGCACAATTTAATCCAGTTGATGCTGCAAACCCTGGGACGTCTGCCACAACGCGGGCACACCCTGCCCTGGCCCGCCGATACCCGACTGGCCAAACTCTGCACTCGGCTCTATGCACGCCCTGGAAAACGACCCGGTCTGAATCAGATTGCAGCCGAAATGGCGATGTCGACCCGCACACTGGAGCGGCACTTCCGTCGTGAAACAGGACTCACTCTGCAAGGCTGGTATGCTCGTCTGCGCCTGATGAAAGCCATAGAGATGCTGGGCACGGAGATGAGCGTCACCCGGATTGCGCTGGAGCTGGGGTACAGTGCTCCAGCCCCTTTCATCCTGATGTTTCGAGAACACTTGGGCGTCAGCCCCAACCGTTACCGTACCCAAAAGCAGCCAAGTTAA
- a CDS encoding glutathione S-transferase family protein — protein MGLLLDGRWVDQWYDTESNQGRFMRSESQFRNWITADGQPGPSGEGGFQAEPGRYHLYVSLACPWAHRTLIFRHLKGLEEMISVSVVNSYMGDHGWTFAAEPGATGDELYGLDYLYQLYLKADPNYSGRVTVPVLWDKQRQTIVNNESAEIIRILNSAFDEIGAAPGDYYPQLLRSEIDTLNSEIYDRINNGVYKAGFATTQEAYEQAVHPLFEALDALDTRLGSHRYLLGDQITEADWRLFTTLIRFDAVYHGHFKCNLKRIVDYPNLWGYVRELYQWPGVSETVNMQHIKHHYYRSHHTINPTGVVPVGPTLDLNQPHQREAVSQ, from the coding sequence ATGGGCTTACTGCTTGATGGCCGCTGGGTTGACCAGTGGTATGACACCGAATCCAATCAGGGTCGCTTCATGCGATCGGAGTCACAGTTCCGTAACTGGATTACTGCCGACGGCCAGCCTGGCCCCAGCGGCGAAGGCGGTTTTCAGGCAGAGCCCGGGCGTTACCACCTTTACGTATCGCTGGCCTGTCCCTGGGCGCACCGGACATTGATTTTCCGCCACCTGAAGGGCCTGGAAGAGATGATTTCGGTATCGGTGGTCAACAGCTACATGGGTGACCACGGCTGGACCTTTGCAGCAGAACCGGGGGCAACCGGTGATGAGTTGTATGGGTTGGATTACCTCTACCAGCTCTATCTGAAAGCCGATCCGAACTACTCCGGCCGCGTCACTGTTCCGGTACTCTGGGACAAACAGCGTCAGACCATCGTCAACAACGAGTCAGCGGAGATCATCCGCATCCTGAACTCCGCCTTTGATGAGATTGGTGCCGCCCCAGGGGATTACTACCCTCAACTGCTGCGCAGTGAGATCGACACGCTGAACAGTGAGATTTACGACCGCATCAACAACGGTGTATACAAGGCAGGGTTCGCAACCACTCAGGAAGCCTACGAACAGGCTGTTCACCCCCTGTTTGAAGCCCTGGACGCACTGGATACCCGGCTTGGCTCCCATCGCTATCTACTGGGCGACCAGATCACCGAGGCAGACTGGCGTCTGTTCACGACCTTGATTCGATTTGATGCCGTCTACCACGGTCACTTCAAGTGCAACCTGAAACGGATCGTCGACTACCCTAACCTCTGGGGATACGTACGTGAGCTTTATCAATGGCCCGGTGTGAGCGAGACGGTCAACATGCAACACATCAAGCACCACTATTACCGCAGCCATCACACCATCAATCCGACCGGTGTGGTGCCTGTCGGCCCGACTCTGGATCTTAACCAGCCACATCAGCGTGAAGCTGTCAGTCAATAA
- a CDS encoding DNA topoisomerase III: MKLYIAEKPSLARAIAAVLPGPQKKEEGLIRCGGDQVVSWCIGHLLEQAEPDAYDPAYKQWRLEHLPIVPGEWQLKPRSGVAKQVAVLRKLVKQADQIVHAGDPDREGQLLVDEVIDFLKVPATKRAQMQRCLISDLNPEAVRRAIARLKPNQDFVPLSVSALARSRADWLFGINMTRALTIKGRSAGYDGVLSVGRVQTPVLGLVVQRDAEIAAFVPKPYYEVDAHLLTERGERFTARWQPSEACARFQDEEGRVLSKPLAENVVQRITGQPGVVTKDERKTGQQAVPLPYNLSSLQIDCAKRFGLNAQQVLDAAQALYEKHQLITYPRSDCRYLPAEHFSEAPRVTQAIARTLPELAGAVQKADLSLRSKAWNDKKVEVHHAIIPTSKAAASDRLSRAELQVYSQIARQYLMQFYPPCRYADRRVEVEIAGGQFVAKVRQITDPGWKALMGKEAQEEDEGQLPALTVGESLHCERGELLEKMTQPPKAFTDASLLAAMTGIARFVQDAELRKVLRDTDGLGTEATRAGIIELLFKRGFLQRQGKQIHATEAGKALIAALPEELSRPDMTAHWESQLDAISRKAFSYQGFMQPLEQALPQLIEQIRPQAMNGIKAPAGRKGGANRGKRSGSPRRKGSPTARRKTAKAG; encoded by the coding sequence ATGAAGCTCTACATCGCCGAAAAACCCAGTCTTGCCCGTGCCATCGCCGCTGTTCTGCCCGGCCCACAGAAGAAGGAGGAGGGGCTGATCCGCTGTGGCGGTGATCAGGTGGTGAGCTGGTGCATCGGCCATCTGCTGGAGCAGGCCGAGCCTGATGCCTACGATCCGGCCTACAAACAGTGGCGACTGGAACATCTGCCCATCGTACCCGGTGAATGGCAGTTGAAGCCGCGCAGCGGTGTGGCCAAGCAGGTGGCGGTGCTACGCAAGCTGGTGAAACAGGCGGACCAGATCGTCCATGCCGGTGACCCGGACCGCGAAGGCCAGTTGCTGGTGGATGAAGTGATCGACTTTCTCAAGGTACCGGCTACCAAGCGGGCACAGATGCAGCGCTGTCTGATTTCGGACCTGAACCCCGAGGCGGTGCGCCGTGCCATTGCGCGGCTTAAGCCTAATCAGGACTTTGTACCGCTGTCGGTGTCCGCATTAGCCCGTTCCCGCGCCGACTGGCTGTTCGGTATCAACATGACCCGGGCGCTGACCATCAAGGGTCGCAGTGCCGGCTATGACGGCGTGTTGTCCGTGGGACGGGTACAGACACCGGTGCTGGGGCTGGTGGTACAGCGTGATGCCGAGATTGCCGCCTTTGTGCCCAAGCCCTATTACGAAGTGGATGCTCATCTGCTCACCGAGCGGGGCGAGCGTTTTACCGCCCGCTGGCAACCCAGTGAAGCCTGCGCTCGTTTTCAGGACGAAGAGGGGCGGGTGCTGTCAAAGCCGCTGGCCGAAAACGTGGTGCAGCGCATTACCGGCCAGCCAGGTGTGGTCACCAAGGATGAACGCAAGACCGGCCAGCAGGCAGTGCCGCTGCCCTATAACCTGTCGTCGCTGCAGATCGACTGTGCCAAACGTTTTGGTCTCAATGCCCAGCAGGTGCTGGATGCGGCCCAGGCACTGTATGAAAAACATCAGCTGATCACCTATCCTCGGTCCGACTGCCGTTACCTGCCTGCCGAACACTTTTCCGAAGCGCCTCGTGTCACTCAGGCGATCGCTCGTACCCTGCCGGAGTTGGCGGGAGCGGTACAGAAGGCCGATTTGAGCCTCAGGTCCAAGGCGTGGAACGACAAAAAAGTAGAAGTGCATCATGCGATCATCCCCACCAGCAAGGCGGCGGCTTCGGATCGGTTGAGCCGTGCCGAGCTGCAGGTGTACAGCCAGATCGCCCGTCAGTATCTGATGCAGTTCTACCCGCCTTGTCGCTATGCCGATCGGCGTGTCGAGGTGGAGATTGCCGGTGGCCAGTTTGTGGCCAAGGTGCGTCAGATCACCGATCCGGGCTGGAAGGCGTTGATGGGCAAGGAGGCGCAGGAGGAGGACGAAGGTCAGCTGCCCGCGCTCACGGTGGGCGAGTCACTGCACTGTGAACGTGGTGAGCTGCTGGAAAAAATGACCCAGCCGCCCAAGGCGTTCACCGATGCCAGCCTGCTGGCGGCCATGACCGGCATTGCGCGCTTTGTGCAGGATGCAGAGCTGCGCAAGGTGCTGCGCGATACCGATGGCCTTGGCACCGAGGCTACCCGTGCCGGTATTATCGAATTGTTGTTCAAGCGCGGTTTTCTACAGCGTCAGGGCAAGCAGATTCACGCCACCGAGGCGGGCAAGGCACTGATCGCGGCATTGCCGGAGGAGCTGAGCCGACCGGACATGACCGCACACTGGGAATCGCAGCTGGATGCGATCAGCCGCAAGGCATTCAGCTATCAAGGGTTCATGCAGCCGCTGGAGCAGGCGCTACCGCAGCTGATCGAGCAGATCCGGCCCCAGGCAATGAACGGCATCAAGGCTCCGGCTGGACGCAAGGGTGGTGCAAACCGAGGCAAGCGAAGCGGCAGCCCGCGCAGGAAGGGATCACCCACTGCTCGGCGCAAGACGGCAAAAGCCGGCTGA
- a CDS encoding YbfB/YjiJ family MFS transporter — MLTEKVKVLIASVMAVVITVGIARFAYTPMIPEMMSGAGLNNALAGMLATANYAGYFSGALLISFIRSSGLKIWLYKAGLLGAVLTTGLMGCTSQEWLWYLLRFLSGLSSSAGVLIGAGLLMSWLLRQGHKPELGIFFSGLGIGIVMTALLAEMIRLRFSWDQQWMIYGFSALILLLPVWWWSPDYRRCLPASAAAPTYEARRISPFMLLLQLAYFCAGVGYVVTATFLVAIAEASPLLEGRGWLIWLVTGIAAAPACWLWDLLVRRQGDWLALLLAYLLNAASVLLLLMTTGLAGVMLSAIIYGVSFIGIVSMTLAMVGRLYPENPSRPMGRLTYGYGIAQMLAPMIVGYLAQSEGSYKSGLLITLVVIIVGAVLLAGAWFVQQQGMESDDTAQSSVDVLDYEGRCGRPVATRRDSASGTEFS; from the coding sequence ATGCTGACCGAGAAGGTAAAGGTCCTGATTGCCAGCGTGATGGCTGTGGTCATCACGGTAGGGATAGCACGTTTTGCCTATACCCCGATGATTCCGGAAATGATGTCAGGTGCCGGGCTGAACAATGCTCTGGCCGGTATGCTGGCCACGGCCAATTATGCGGGCTACTTCAGTGGTGCCTTGTTGATCTCGTTTATCCGCTCGTCGGGCCTGAAAATATGGCTGTACAAGGCCGGCTTGTTGGGCGCGGTTCTGACCACTGGCCTGATGGGGTGCACAAGCCAGGAGTGGCTCTGGTATCTGCTGCGTTTTCTGTCGGGGTTGAGCAGTTCTGCTGGCGTACTGATCGGTGCTGGCCTGTTGATGAGCTGGCTTCTGCGACAGGGGCATAAGCCCGAACTGGGTATTTTCTTTTCGGGGCTGGGAATCGGTATTGTCATGACGGCACTGCTGGCGGAGATGATTCGACTCCGCTTCAGCTGGGACCAGCAATGGATGATCTACGGGTTTTCCGCCCTGATCCTGCTGTTGCCGGTTTGGTGGTGGAGCCCGGACTACCGCCGCTGCCTGCCCGCCAGTGCAGCCGCGCCAACTTACGAAGCACGAAGGATCAGTCCATTCATGTTGCTGCTTCAGTTGGCCTATTTCTGTGCCGGTGTGGGCTATGTGGTGACGGCGACGTTTCTGGTCGCCATTGCGGAAGCTTCGCCCCTGCTGGAAGGCCGTGGTTGGCTGATCTGGCTGGTGACCGGCATTGCGGCGGCGCCTGCGTGCTGGCTGTGGGATTTGCTGGTGCGCAGGCAGGGAGACTGGCTGGCACTGCTGCTGGCTTACCTGCTCAATGCGGCCAGTGTGCTGTTGTTGCTGATGACAACCGGGCTGGCAGGTGTCATGTTGAGTGCGATCATCTACGGCGTCAGCTTTATCGGTATTGTCAGTATGACGCTGGCAATGGTGGGGCGGCTCTACCCGGAGAATCCCTCGCGGCCGATGGGACGGCTCACCTACGGCTACGGCATCGCGCAGATGCTGGCGCCCATGATAGTCGGTTATCTGGCGCAGTCGGAAGGCAGCTACAAGAGTGGGTTGCTCATCACGCTGGTGGTGATTATTGTCGGTGCAGTGTTGTTGGCAGGGGCCTGGTTTGTGCAACAGCAAGGCATGGAGTCTGACGATACGGCACAGTCGTCCGTAGATGTGTTGGACTATGAGGGACGATGCGGGCGCCCTGTGGCAACCCGCAGAGATTCAGCTTCAGGCACTGAGTTTAGCTGA
- a CDS encoding DoxX family protein — protein MNASLITRLLNTSDSFAPLALRVPAGIIFMAHGAQKLFGAFGGYGLEGTGQWMASIGLEPGYLMALMAGSAEFFGGLAILIGLLVRPAAAALAFAMLVAIFAVHIGHGLFVSNNGYEFALSLLAMSVSLLISGGGNLSLDRMLHQRQS, from the coding sequence ATGAACGCCTCACTGATCACCCGCCTGCTGAATACATCCGACAGTTTTGCTCCCCTGGCACTGCGTGTCCCGGCAGGCATTATTTTCATGGCACACGGCGCACAGAAACTGTTCGGCGCTTTCGGTGGTTACGGTCTTGAAGGCACAGGTCAGTGGATGGCGTCCATTGGACTTGAGCCAGGGTATCTGATGGCACTGATGGCGGGTAGTGCGGAATTCTTCGGTGGTCTGGCGATTCTAATTGGTTTGCTGGTACGCCCGGCAGCAGCAGCTTTGGCCTTTGCCATGCTGGTCGCCATTTTCGCCGTACATATTGGTCACGGACTGTTCGTCTCAAACAACGGTTACGAGTTTGCTCTGTCTCTGCTGGCCATGTCCGTTTCCCTGCTGATCAGCGGCGGGGGCAACCTGTCTCTGGACCGGATGCTTCATCAGCGTCAGAGCTAG